GCATGCTCGGCGTGACGATCCTCGGCTTGTTCTTGACGCCGGTGTTCTACGTCACGCTGCGCCGCTTCGGGCGCAGCCTGCACTGAGCGGCGGCACGCGGCGCAAAGCTCAGGGCACGAACGGGAGACCGAGCGCGAGCAGCGTCAGGACGGTGCCGGCGAGCCGCCACGGCCGCGCGTCCCGCCAGGGATGCGTCGAGGTGACGAGCGGACCCGCCGCGATCGCGAGCGAGGGCAGCAGCGGCACGAGCATGCGGTGGTGAGCGAGCGCCACCACGTAGATCGCCCAGTGCAGCAGCACGACGCTCGCGACCAGTGACCGCAGGCGTCCGAGCGGCGCGAGCCACAGCCCGGCGACGCCGCAGGCGACGACGAGCACGAGCAGGCCGCGCTCGAGCGCGACCACGACGCGCGCCGCGTCGCGTACGCCCTCGCGTAGCCAGCGACGCTTGACGAAGCGCTCGAGCTGCGAGCGCGTGCCGAGCAGATCGCGCGTGCTCTCGACGGCCTTCTCGAAGATCCACCGCGGCTGGCGCTCGGCGATCGCGCCCAGCACGAGGTCGCGCGCGATCCGCTCGCGCTCGCGCGAGCTGCGGATGCCGCGGTAGAGGTACGCCTCGCCGGCGCGCGGTCGCAGCCGCCGAACCGTCTGCTCGTCGAGGTTGCCGTGCGCGAGGATCCGCCAGCGGCCGGTGGCGAGGACCGCCATGTCGTAGCGCGCGACGTTGCGTGCGATCCACGGCGCGACCACGGCGAGCGTCGCGACCGCGAGCAGCACCGCGGCGCGCGCGCGTGCGGCGAGCGCGACCTCGCGCCCGCGCCGCGCGACGAGCCAGACGGCCGCGATCGGCAGGAGATAGAGCGCGCTCTCGCGCGTCAAGGCGGCGAGCCCGAGCGCACAGCCGGCGAGCACGGCCCAGCGCACGGCACCGCTCCGCTCGGCCCGCTCGAGCGCCCAGATGGTGAGCACGAGCAGCAGCGCGTAGAGGTTCTCCGACCACAGCAGGTGCGCGTAGTGCACGAGCGTCGGGTGGACGGCGCACAGCAGCCCCGACGCGGTCGCCGCCGCAACGCCGACACGCCGCCGTACGACGTCGAACACCAGCGCGACCGTCACCAGCGAGAGCGCGACCTGCACGAGCCGCGCGCTGGCGAGCTCGTCGCCGAACAGCGCGAACGAGGCCGCGATGACGCTCGACTGCCCGGGCGGCCTGAGCCCGCCGGCGTACCTGCCGGAAGCGAGCAGCGAGCGGGCGCGCGCGACGTAGTAGGTCTCGTCGCCGTGCGTTCCCTCGAGGTCGGCGAACGCGAAAAACGCGGCGAAGCGCACCGCGACCGCGACCAGCAGCACGAGCAGCAGGCAGAGCGCCGCGCGCCTTCGCGTCGCCGCCTGCTCGGTGGAGGCGCGCCCACCGTGTGCCGTGCGTGCGACCTGCGGCTCGACGCTCACAGGTAGCCGAGCGCCTTCAGCGCTTCGACGGTGTCCGCGTCGGGGGTCGGTAGCGGTCGACCCCGCTCGGGCTGCTGCAGGGCGGCGAGCGCCGCCTCGAGGCGCTCGTCCTTCGTCGCGGGCCACAGGTTGGTGCGCTCGCCCGGATCGCGCGCCAGGTCGAAGAGCTCGCTCCGGTCGCTGCGACCGTCGTGCAGCAGCTTGCGCGTGGGCGAGCGGACGCCGCGCAGCGCCTCGTAGCCGTCGTGCGAGCTGGTCTGCAGGGCGATCAGCGTGTCGTCACGTCGCAAGTCGTCGCCGCGCAGCGCCGGTACCAGCGAGCTGCCCTCGAGGCCCTGCGGCAGCGGCGCGCCGGCCAGCTCGAGCACGGTCGGCACGACATCGAGGAGCGACACCAGCGCGGAGACGCGCTCGCCGCGCGCGACGCCCGGACCGAACACGATCAGCGGCACGCGCACGACCTCCTCGTACAGCGTCCGCGAGTGACCGAAGCCGTCGTGCTCGAAGAACTCCTCGCCGTGGTCCGAGGTGATGACGAAGACCGTGTTCGGCGCACGCTCGCGCACCGCCTCGACGAGCTCCGCGATCTTCGCATCCATCGCGAGGATCTCGCCGTCGTAGAGGTCGACGAGCCGCTGGCGATCCTCGGCGGACAGCTTCACCCGTCCCTCGCGCACCGCCTTCTGGAAGTCGAGGAAGCCCCGCACGCCGAGCGGCTGCAGGACGTTCTTGCCGCGCCTGTCGCGCGCAAAGCGGTTGAACGCCTTCGGCGGCCGGTACGGCCAGTGCACGTCCATGTAGTGCACGAAGAGGAAGAACGGCGGCTCGAGCGTCCGCACCGCCTCGAGCACCGCCGCGTGACGGCGCGCGCCGTCGCGCTTCTTGCGCGCGAAGCTCTGCTCGAAGCGCTCGAAGCCGCGTGCGAAGCCGTAGCTGCGATTGACGAAGGGCGCGTTGATCAGCCCGATCGTGTGAAAGCCGTGCGCGCGCAGCAGCTCGGCGAGCAGCGGCACGTCGTCGCGGATCGGCGTCGCCGACGTCACCGCGCCGTGCCGGTACGGCGAGACGCCGGTCAGCATGCTCGCGTGCGCCGGCAGCGTCCACGACGACGGCGACACCGCGTTCTCGAACACCACGCCGTCGCGCGCGAGCGCGTCGATGTTCGGCGACGTCGTGCGCTCGTAGCCGTACACGCCGAGGTGATCGGGCCGCAGCGTGTCGATCGAGACGAGCACGACGTTCGGCGGCCCGGACGTCGCGCTCGTCGTCTGGCAGCCGGTCAGCAGCGGCACGACCAGCAGCGCGACCAGCAGACGCCGTAGCCAGGGCGTCGCCAGCACGGCCGCGAAGGCGGCCAGGCTCGCGCCGGCGCCGGCGAGCCGCCAGCGCTCGCGTACGGTTCGACGACCGGCGCCGACCAGCAGCGGCCCGACGTAGAGCAGAAAGAACGGCAGCAACGGAACGCGGAAGCGGTGGTTCGCGTTGGCGACGATGTAGACCGCCCAGTGAAACAGGATCAGCGCGACCACGAGCAGCTTGAGGCGCCCGCCGGGCACGAGCCAGAGCGCGACGATGCCGAGCACCATCGTGACAGCGTAGTACGTCGCTTCGACCGTCGTCACGTTGCGCATGAAGTCGTTCCAGCCTCGCGCGAGCCAGCGCGACTTCACGAACCGCTTGAGCTGGGACGCGGTCGAGAACAGGTAGTACGTGTTGCGCAGGACCTTGCGCACGATCCACCACGGCTGCTCCTTGGCGATCGCCGCGAGCGCCGTCTCGCGCGCGTACGCGGCGCGCTCGAGCTCGTCCTCCATCTCGAGATAGCGCTCGTGGAACTCCCTGTTCTCTTGCGACATGCCGAGGATGCGCTTCTCCGGCAGAAGGTTGCCGACCGCGATCGGAAACCAGCTGTTGGTCGAGAGGACGAACGGCTTCCCGAGGAGGACGTAGTTGCGCGCCATCCACGGCGCGATCAGGAGCACGACCGGCAGCGCGACGAGCGCCATGCGGCGGATCCGCGTCGCCGTGCGCGGCGCAGGTCCGATCGCGAGCCACAGCAGCACGACCGGGACGAACGCGAACAGCATGTCGCGCGTCAGCACCGCGGCGCCGAGCGCCAGCCCGGCGCCGACGAGCCAGCCGTCGCGCGCGCTGCGCTCGGCGCGGTCGAGGCACCAGAACGCGAGCAGCAGCAGCGTCGCGACGAGCGTCTCCGTCCACAGGAAGTGCGTGTACGAGATCAGCGTCGGGTGGAGCGCCATGAGCAGCGCCGACAGCGTCGCGGCGAGCGTGCCGAAGCCCGCTCGCACGATGCCGAACAGCATCGCGATGCCCGCGAGCGACACTGCGATCTGCGCAAAGCGCGCCTCGCGCAGATCGCCGCCCGCGGCGAACACCACGGAGAGCAGCGCCGGGTGTCCGGGAGGGCGTAGCGCGCCGGTGTAGCCGGTGCCCGCGGCGAGCGAGCGCGCCGCGCGCACGTACCAGCCTTCGTCGCCGCGCAGCACCTGGACGTCGCCCCAGGTGAGCACGGCGGTCAAGCGAAGGGCCGCGGCGAGCAGCAGCACCGCGACCAGGGCCGCGACGCTCCTACTCGACATACCCGAGCGCACGGAGCTTGCGCCGCACCTCTTTCGAGCGCAGCGGCGGCGGCTGCACGGCGACCGCGTTCGCCGTCTCGTGCTCGCGCCAGCTCGCGATCGCGGCCGAGAGCTCGCTCACGCGCTCCGCCTCGCGCGCCGCGAGGTCGGTGCGCTCGCCGGGATCCGACGCGAGATCGAACAGCTTGCGCTGCCCCTGCTCGAGCGCCTCGATGTACTTCCAGTCGCCGCGCCTTACCCCGAAGCCGAAGCCGAGCATGCCGCGCCGACGCGCGCGCTTCCGGTCCTCGAAAAACGGGCGCTGCAGAAAGACCGCTCGCTGCTCGTCCCCGGCGCCATCGGCGACCACCGCGAGCAGGTCGATGCCCGCGAGCACGCCGCGCGAACGAGCGAGATCGAGGCCCGTCGCGGCGGCCACCGTCGGCAGCACGTCGACCAGGTGCGCGGCGCTCGCGACGCGCACGCCGGGGGCGAGGACGCCACGCCAGTGCAGGACGAGAGGCACGCGCACCTCCTCCTCGAACACCGTGTGGTTGTGCCCGAACATGCCGTGCTCGCCGAACGCCTCGCCGTGGTCCGCGGTCACGATGGTGAAGAGCCCGCGCGAGCCCGCGGCGCGCGCGAACGCGTCGACCAGGCGTCCGAGCTGCGCGTCGGCGTAGAGGATCTCGCCGTCGTAGGCGTCCATCCGGCGGTCGTGACGCCCACGGCGGGCGGGGTCGCTGAACGCGCTGCCATACGGCTCCGGCGCCCGATAGGGCGCGTGCGGGTCGAAGAGATGGACCCACACGAAGCGCGGCGCGGCGTCGTCTTGCTCCGACCACCAGGCGATCGCGCGATCGACCGTGTCGGCACCGAGTCGGTCGAAAGCGGACTCGACCGTACGCTGGTTCCACTCGCGCCGCTTCATCGAGCCTCGGCCCTCCTCGAAGCGGTCGTCGAAGTGCGCAAACCCGCGCGCGAAGCCGAACTCCGCGGACACCGGAAAGGAGCTCACGAAGGCGGCGGTGCGGTAGCCACGCGCGGCGAGGAGCTCGGGCAGCGTCGGCGGCTCGGCGCCGAGCGGAATGCCGTTGCGCAGCACGCCGTGGCCGAGCGGGTAGCGTCCGGTGAGCAGCGTCGCGTGCGATGGGGCGGTGGTCGGCACCGGCGCGTACGCGACCTCGAACAGCGCGCCCTCGGCGGCGAGACGATCGAGGTTGGGCGAGGTCTTTCGCTCGTAGCCGTAGGCCGAGAGGTGGTCGGCGCGCAGCGTGTCGATGGTGACCAGCAGCACGTGCGGTGGCTCGCGGCGCGCCGGAGCGTCACACGCCGACGCGACCAGGCAGCTCACCAGCGCGATCAGCCGAACGACCTCCGACCGCGCCGGCCTCCGACGGCTTCGGCGGAGCGGCATCCCGCGCTTCGTAGGCAAAACGGTCGGCGACCTTCAAGCCATCGCGTCGCTACCGCGACGCGGCCCAGGTCGCGGCCACGACGCCGGCGAGGCCGACGGCGTTCGCGATGCCGACCACGACGACCACGAGCAGCGCCGCCGTTCGCGCCGAGCACCGCCAGCGCACCGCCCTCGGCGGCACGAGCGCCAGCGCGACGAAGGGAACGAGCGGGTGCAGGTAGCGACCTTGGATGCCGTGGATCGCGGCGCCGCCAACGGTTGACCACTTGATCCAGGCGCCGAGCGAGATCACGACGATGCACGCGAGCACGGCGCCGAGGAGCAGCAGACGCTCGCGGATGCGCGCCGACGGCGCGGTCGCGTCGCCGGCGATCAGCGCGACGAGCGTCGCCAGGCAGAGCACGACGACCAGCGTCGGCGGCCTCACGCTGAGCAGCAGCAACCTGCCGACGAAGGTGTCGGCGAGACGCCAGATGCGCCCGGGGGTGAGCCAGGTCGCGCCGAGCACCTCGACGAAGCGTCGCGGATTCTCGAGCAGCATGCGAAGCTGTACGTCGGGGTTCGCGCGCCGGGGGTTGTCCCACATCCAGTCGTCGAGCGACGCGAGCCAGAGGGCGCTCACCAGCAGCGGGACGCCGAGCATCAGCGCGAGGGAAACCAGGCGCGTACGTGGCGTCGCGAAGCGTTCGCGCGGAATCCCGAGCACGCCGAGCGTGAGCGGCAGGTAGCCCTGCTTGCACAGCGCGAGCACGCAGCCGGCCGCGGTCAACGCGACCAGCTCGGAGGTCGACAGGGGTCCCGCTCCGCGCCACGCGCGCAGCATCAGGGCAAAAAACAGCAAGGCGCAGCCGGTGGTCATCGTGTCGGCGGTGAGCCCGCTGCGCAGAAACGTCGTCATCGGCAGCAGCGCGAGCAGACACAGCGGCCAGGCGAGCGCGGGCGTGAGCCGCAGCGCCCACCACACCAGCGCGACGCCCCCCGCGAGCAGCGCGAGCCGCGCGAGATAGAGCAGCGCGAGCGGACGCGCCCCGACCGCGCGTCCGACGCCAACCGCCGCCACGGCGGGCAGATACACGACCGGGCTGTACGGGAGCGTGCGATCGCCGGCGAAGTGGACGGCGCGCTCGGGCTCGAGTGGCATCGCCGCGAGCTCGCGCAGCTTGTCGATCGAGAACGCGCGCCGCGCGACGCGCGCCCGCGGACGCCGATCCGCCTGCGCACGCTTCGCGAATTCGTCGATGCTCGCCGGAATGTCGGTGCCTCCCGTGACGCCGCCGTATGCGATCTGCACGACGCGGCGCAGGTGGCGCAGCTCGTCGGGGACCTGGAACGGCGGTGTCAGCAGCGCGTAGACGAGGCCGAGCGGGATCGCGAGCACCGCGAACAGGCGCGCGGGATCGAGCCACCACGCGACGCGTGGACGCGTCGCGAACGTTGCGTCGTCGGCGCGCTCAGACGTGCGATCCGTTGCCGAGGTCGCGAACTTCGCGTAGTTGGTCGAGCCCGTAGTGTCGATGGTCTCGTTCCTCCGAGTCGCTCGACGGAGGCCTGACACTCACGCCCCTCCGCGAGCGGCCCTTTTTACGCGTACCGTGAGACCCTCGCCAGGCACGGCCAGGACCGCGCGCCACCGGGCGCCAATTTTGATCCTGCTCGCCGTGGCGGCGACGCTGGGCTGCGCGGCGCGCGAACAACCCCTTGCGGACGACTCACCGGCCGAGTGGCGGCCAAGCAGCGAGACGGGAGAGGAGCGCCGGCCGGACATCGTCGTCGTGGTCGCCGACGACCTCGACCTGCGCTCGGCGCGCAGCATGCCGTTCTACCAGCGCCTCGCGGCGCAAGGGCTCGAGTTCCGCCAGCACGTCACGCGCACGCCCGTGTGCGCGCCATCGCGCGCGTCGCTGCTCACCGGGCTCGGCTGGGAGCGGCACGGCGTCGGGGTCGGCGAGAAGGGCCGCTCCTTCCAGACGATGCTCGAGCACGAGCAGCGGACGCTCGGCCCGCTGCTGCAGGCAGCCGGCTACCGCACGATGCTCGCCGGCAAGTACATCAACGCGACGCCGTGCAACCACCGCCCCGATGGCTGGGACCGCTGGCTCTGCGTCTGCCGCTCGCTCTACGACGCGCGCAGGTACAAAATCAGCAATGACGGACGCGTCTACTGGTCGCGCGTCTACCAGACCGACTTCCTGCGCGACGCCACGCTCGAGTTCCTGCGCGAGGCGGACGAGCGGCCCACGTTCGTCTACCTCGCGCCGCCCGCGCCGCACGGACCGATGGATCCGCCCTCGCGACACGCCAACGTGGACGTCCCGCCCCTCGAGCTCCCGCCGTCGTTCGCGGCGAACGAGGCGATCGCGCGGTCGAGGCATCGGCGCCTCATGCGCACCTCGCTCGCGCTCGGCGAGATGGTCGAGGCGGTGCGTGACCAGCTCGAGTCGAGCGATCGCCCGTGGCGGCTGATCTTCACCGTCGACAACGGCATACAGCAGGGCGCGCACGGCTTGCTGCACAAGGACGTCGTCTGGGAGGAGTCGATCCGTGTCCCGCTCGTCGTCCTCGGCTCCGACATCGAGCCGGGCGTGCGCGACGTGCAGACCATCCACGAGGACGTGGCGGCGACGGTGCTCGCGCTCGCGGGCGTTGCGGTTGGCGACATCGACGGCACCGATCTGCTGACGGCGCCGGGGCACGACGAGGTGTCGATCCGCGCGAGCAGCTCGAGCGCCGTGCGCAGCACGACGCGCAAGCGCATCACCTGGGACGACGGCACGATCACGACCTTCGATCTACGCAACGACCCCTACGAGCTGTCGCCGCTGCCCACGTTCTGATCTCGGGAGCTCTCGGTCTCGCTCCGCGCCGCGGGCGCGAAGTGCAGCACCACGTGCTCGGGCAGCTCGACGAGCTCGCCGCGCCCGGAGCGCGCGAGGCCGGCGAGCACCGGCGCGAGCGGCCCCTCGCGCCGCGCGACGATCGCGTCGAGCGGCGTCTTCTCGAGCATCGCGAAGAGCTCCTTGCGGCGGTGACGGCGGCTGATCGGCCGCAGGCTGTACACCGGGCGGTCGAGCATCAGCGCGTACACCGCGCCGACGTCGCCGCCGAGCGGTGCGTCGGCCGGAACCGTCGCGCGCAGGTGCTCGGTCGTCGCGCGCAGGCTCGCCCAGTGCTCGGGTCCGCGCGAGTGCTCGACCTCGAGGGGCAGCATCGCGATGCCGAGCACGACGAGCGCGCCGAGCAGCACCGCGTCGACGGCGCGCGCCGGCGCGATCTTCCGGCCGAGCCAGCGCAGCGTGTCGACCAGCGCGCCGAGCGCCAGCACCATGACCGGCAGCAGGAGCCGCACGGCCGCGACGTAGTAGCCGATCAGGACGGCGAGCGTGCCGAGCGCGAACCACTCCGGGCTCTCGCGCCTGCGCACGAGCGTCACGAGGAGCGCGCCGACACCGATCGCTCCCGCGAGCGGCGCCCAGGGCGACGGGCGGCGCGTCGTGCCGGCGCTCGCGAAGGTCGCGGCGTAGCCCGTCGCGTTGCGCTCGAGGCGCTCGAGCAGCAGCCCGACGTCGACGAAGCTCGCCGTCGGATCGTTCGGGTCGCGCCGCAGAAACGCCGTCGTGTACGAGTACAGGTCGGGCGAGTCGTACTGCGACGCGTACGACGGCTCGAGCGCCCACGGCAGGTAGAGGAGGACGAAGAGCGCGCTCGGCGCCGCGAGCCGTCGCGCCGCGAAGCGCGCCGCGGGCTCGCGCGCGTCCGCGAAGAGCCAGCGCACCGCGCGCTCCGCGACGAAGGCCGGCAGCAGCACGAGGTTCGCCGTGCGGAAGTAGCACGCGAGCGCGATCGCGACGGCGACCACGGCGTCGCGCGCGAAGCCCGGTGCGGCGTTCGCCCAGCGCATGGCGAGCAGCGCGAGCAGCGCGAGCGCGAGTGCCGGCACGTCGGACATCACCTGGTTGGCGAGCGACTGCAGGAGCGGGTTCACCCACACGACGAGCGCGGTCGCGAAGGCGAGCGTCGTGCCGATGCGTGGCGCGAGCAGCAGGAAGAGCAGCACCACCGCCGCGACCGCGAACAGGCTCACGAACACGTTGAGCGCGAGGAAGTCGAAGCCGCGCCAGGCGACGAGCGGCGCGAGGGTCGAGCTGAAGCCGGGCGGCCGCAGACGGAACGGCTCGCCCATCACCGTGTAGCCCTCGCCGTTCGCGAGCGAGCGCGCGGCGAGCAGGTAGCGCGCCGCGTCCGGCCGGTCGTCCCACCAGTCCTGCACGAGCCAGGGCAGGCTCGCCAGGGTCAGCAGCACGAGCGCCAGCGCGACGACCCAGGTGGAGCGCGCGGAGCGCCCGCCTCCGTCCATGCGCAGCGTTTGGAGAAGCGCGCCGCGCACGTCAAGGTGTGCACCGTGCGCGAGCGCGACGCGCGTCACGCGACGTCGGCTCGCGGGTCCGCGCGCGCGAAGCCCGCGCCCTGCACGTGCGCGGCGGCGACAGGTTGACAAGCTCGCGCGGGACCTGAATGCACCGTCGAGCGGAAGGATCCACCTTGCGAATCTGGAAGCTGCTTCTGCTGCCGGCCGCGATCGGCATTGCGCTGCTCGGCTGGCGTTGGGCGAGCACGCCCTCCCCTGCGCCCCAAGCGCCGCCCAACGTGTTGCTGGTCTCGATCGACTCGCTGCGCGCGGATCGCGTGCACGCGATGGGCAATCCGCACGAGACCTCGCCGACCATCGACGCGCTGGCGCGTGATGGCGTGCTGTTTCGCAACGCGGTCTCGTCGTCGTCGTGGACGATCCCCGCGCACATGACGCTGCTCACCGGGATGCTGCCGGGCGAGCACGGCGTGATCGCACCGACGCGCCAGCTCCGCGAGGACGTGGTGACGCTCGCCGACGCGTTCCGCGTCAACGGCTACGCCACCGCAGGCTTCGTCTCGGGCCCGACGGTGCGCGGGGTGTACGGCTTCGCCCAAGGCTTCGAAACCTACGACGACGACACCATCGTCGCGCCGAACCGGCTGCTGTCGCAAAAGGGCATCACGTCGCCGACCATCGCCGAGCTGGCCAGCGGCTGGCTCGAGCGCTGGCACGCGAGCGACGAGCGCAAGCCGTTCTTCCTGTTCCTCCACTGGTGGGACGTGCACTACGACTACGAGCCGCCCCCGCCCTACGACCGCATGTTCGACCCGGACTACCGCGGGACGATCACCTCGGACGGCTTCGAGATGAACCCGGCGATCCATGCCGGCATGCCGGAGGAGGACCTCCAGCACCTGCTCGCGCTCTACGACGGCGAGCTGCGCTTCACCGACGAGCACATCGGGCGGGTGATCGCGCTGCTCGATCGCCTCGGCGTGCTCGACGACACGCTGGTCGTGGTGACCGCCGATCACGGCGACGAGTTCTTCGAGCACGGCGGCAAGGGCCACGGCCACACGCTGTTCGAGGAGGTCGTGCACATCCCGCTCGTCATCCGCTACCCGCGGCGCGTGCCGGCGGGTCAGGTGGTCGAGCGGCAGGTGCGCCTGGTCGACGTCGCGCCGACCGTCCTCGGTCTCGTCGGCGTGACGCCGCCGCCGGGCTTCGGCAGCCGGACGTCGTTCCCGGACGTCGGCGGGCGCGACCTCACGCCGTGGATCACCGACCCCGAGCGGATCGGCGACCTGCCCGACCTGCCGGCGATCCTCGAGCTGCGCAAGGGGCTCATCGCGGTGCGTACCAACGAGCACAAGCTCATCGTGCACCTGAAGAACCACCACCCGCCGTACCTGTTCGACCTGGTCGCCGACCGCGCCGAGACCAAGAACCTCGCTTCCGACGACCCGTCGTCGCCGACCGCCGACGTGCAGGCGCGCTTGATGGAGCTGGTCACGGGCTGGCGGCGCGAGATCCCCACGCTGCCGCGTGCGTACAAGCGGCTCACGCTCGAGCCCGAGCTGGAAAGGCGCCTCGAGGCGCTCGGCTACGTCAAGCCAAGGAGCAAGAGGCGCCAGCGTCGCAAGGCCGCCGCGACGCAACCGGCGCCGGAGGCGACGGCCGCGCCGACGCCTCCGAGTGCGCCGGCGCCTCATTGAACTGCGCCGGAGACCGCCGTTTGCGTCGCCTGTCGCGACGACGTCGCCGGTCGTCGTCGCCGACGTGCGTCAAGCTCGAACGAACGACAGCGGCGGGATAGACGGCGATCGCATCGGGCCCGGTCCCGAGCTCGACCAAGGCGTCCCGGGGCGGCGGAAGCGACGACGCCCAGCGGCAGCGGCGCTGGCTTTGCCGGACGACCACCATCTCGATGGGAAGGTGCTCGAGCAGCGCGCGCACGTCGCTGGGCGCGCTCCGACAGCCGATCCAGTGGAAACCGGTCGAGGTCGTCAGCGCCGCGAGCCGCTGCGGAATCACCATCGCCACGAGCTTCGCGTTCCGATCGAGCCACGCCGCCGCCAGCACGTCGTGCGCCGGCGGTGGCGCAATCAGCTCGAGGACGCGGGAGCGACCGCCGCGCGAGCGCGGAAGCGCGCCGGCTGCGGGCAGCGCGATCACCACGAGCAGGATGCCGGCGACGAGCGCGCGCCAACGCGTCCGCGCCGCACGATCCCCCTGCGGCGCGAGCAAACCGTGCCCGACCACGGGGAGCGCGACCGCGACGAGCAGGATGAACGGCAGCCGGTGGCGCGCGTTCAGCAGCGGCGACAGGTGCCCGGGCAAGAGAGACCCCAAGCCCACGAGAACGACGGCGACGGCGAGGTCGGCCGAGCGCCCGGCGAGCGGCCAGCGCCCTGAAACGAGCCGCTGGCCCAAGGCAACGAGCGTCGCGAGCGGCACGGCGAGCGCCGCGATGCCGAACCTCGCGACGTACGACACCCGCGACGGCGCGCCCGGCAGGAAGCCGGCCGCGATGCTCGCGAGCGCGTCGCCGCCGAGGCTCACCGGCCCCGGCGGCAGCTCCGGTGTCTCGCGGTGCGCGGCGAAGTCGACGAGCAACGCGGGGTTGAGGTCACCGACGCGCGCCGCGAGGTGCACGATCCACGGCGCC
The Candidatus Binatia bacterium genome window above contains:
- a CDS encoding DUF2142 domain-containing protein, with translation MSGLRRATRRNETIDTTGSTNYAKFATSATDRTSERADDATFATRPRVAWWLDPARLFAVLAIPLGLVYALLTPPFQVPDELRHLRRVVQIAYGGVTGGTDIPASIDEFAKRAQADRRPRARVARRAFSIDKLRELAAMPLEPERAVHFAGDRTLPYSPVVYLPAVAAVGVGRAVGARPLALLYLARLALLAGGVALVWWALRLTPALAWPLCLLALLPMTTFLRSGLTADTMTTGCALLFFALMLRAWRGAGPLSTSELVALTAAGCVLALCKQGYLPLTLGVLGIPRERFATPRTRLVSLALMLGVPLLVSALWLASLDDWMWDNPRRANPDVQLRMLLENPRRFVEVLGATWLTPGRIWRLADTFVGRLLLLSVRPPTLVVVLCLATLVALIAGDATAPSARIRERLLLLGAVLACIVVISLGAWIKWSTVGGAAIHGIQGRYLHPLVPFVALALVPPRAVRWRCSARTAALLVVVVVGIANAVGLAGVVAATWAASR
- a CDS encoding glycosyltransferase family 39 protein, which gives rise to MSVEPQVARTAHGGRASTEQAATRRRAALCLLLVLLVAVAVRFAAFFAFADLEGTHGDETYYVARARSLLASGRYAGGLRPPGQSSVIAASFALFGDELASARLVQVALSLVTVALVFDVVRRRVGVAAATASGLLCAVHPTLVHYAHLLWSENLYALLLVLTIWALERAERSGAVRWAVLAGCALGLAALTRESALYLLPIAAVWLVARRGREVALAARARAAVLLAVATLAVVAPWIARNVARYDMAVLATGRWRILAHGNLDEQTVRRLRPRAGEAYLYRGIRSSRERERIARDLVLGAIAERQPRWIFEKAVESTRDLLGTRSQLERFVKRRWLREGVRDAARVVVALERGLLVLVVACGVAGLWLAPLGRLRSLVASVVLLHWAIYVVALAHHRMLVPLLPSLAIAAGPLVTSTHPWRDARPWRLAGTVLTLLALGLPFVP
- a CDS encoding sulfatase, coding for MRIWKLLLLPAAIGIALLGWRWASTPSPAPQAPPNVLLVSIDSLRADRVHAMGNPHETSPTIDALARDGVLFRNAVSSSSWTIPAHMTLLTGMLPGEHGVIAPTRQLREDVVTLADAFRVNGYATAGFVSGPTVRGVYGFAQGFETYDDDTIVAPNRLLSQKGITSPTIAELASGWLERWHASDERKPFFLFLHWWDVHYDYEPPPPYDRMFDPDYRGTITSDGFEMNPAIHAGMPEEDLQHLLALYDGELRFTDEHIGRVIALLDRLGVLDDTLVVVTADHGDEFFEHGGKGHGHTLFEEVVHIPLVIRYPRRVPAGQVVERQVRLVDVAPTVLGLVGVTPPPGFGSRTSFPDVGGRDLTPWITDPERIGDLPDLPAILELRKGLIAVRTNEHKLIVHLKNHHPPYLFDLVADRAETKNLASDDPSSPTADVQARLMELVTGWRREIPTLPRAYKRLTLEPELERRLEALGYVKPRSKRRQRRKAAATQPAPEATAAPTPPSAPAPH
- a CDS encoding sulfatase, which translates into the protein MSCLVASACDAPARREPPHVLLVTIDTLRADHLSAYGYERKTSPNLDRLAAEGALFEVAYAPVPTTAPSHATLLTGRYPLGHGVLRNGIPLGAEPPTLPELLAARGYRTAAFVSSFPVSAEFGFARGFAHFDDRFEEGRGSMKRREWNQRTVESAFDRLGADTVDRAIAWWSEQDDAAPRFVWVHLFDPHAPYRAPEPYGSAFSDPARRGRHDRRMDAYDGEILYADAQLGRLVDAFARAAGSRGLFTIVTADHGEAFGEHGMFGHNHTVFEEEVRVPLVLHWRGVLAPGVRVASAAHLVDVLPTVAAATGLDLARSRGVLAGIDLLAVVADGAGDEQRAVFLQRPFFEDRKRARRRGMLGFGFGVRRGDWKYIEALEQGQRKLFDLASDPGERTDLAAREAERVSELSAAIASWREHETANAVAVQPPPLRSKEVRRKLRALGYVE
- a CDS encoding sulfatase-like hydrolase/transferase, producing MSSRSVAALVAVLLLAAALRLTAVLTWGDVQVLRGDEGWYVRAARSLAAGTGYTGALRPPGHPALLSVVFAAGGDLREARFAQIAVSLAGIAMLFGIVRAGFGTLAATLSALLMALHPTLISYTHFLWTETLVATLLLLAFWCLDRAERSARDGWLVGAGLALGAAVLTRDMLFAFVPVVLLWLAIGPAPRTATRIRRMALVALPVVLLIAPWMARNYVLLGKPFVLSTNSWFPIAVGNLLPEKRILGMSQENREFHERYLEMEDELERAAYARETALAAIAKEQPWWIVRKVLRNTYYLFSTASQLKRFVKSRWLARGWNDFMRNVTTVEATYYAVTMVLGIVALWLVPGGRLKLLVVALILFHWAVYIVANANHRFRVPLLPFFLLYVGPLLVGAGRRTVRERWRLAGAGASLAAFAAVLATPWLRRLLVALLVVPLLTGCQTTSATSGPPNVVLVSIDTLRPDHLGVYGYERTTSPNIDALARDGVVFENAVSPSSWTLPAHASMLTGVSPYRHGAVTSATPIRDDVPLLAELLRAHGFHTIGLINAPFVNRSYGFARGFERFEQSFARKKRDGARRHAAVLEAVRTLEPPFFLFVHYMDVHWPYRPPKAFNRFARDRRGKNVLQPLGVRGFLDFQKAVREGRVKLSAEDRQRLVDLYDGEILAMDAKIAELVEAVRERAPNTVFVITSDHGEEFFEHDGFGHSRTLYEEVVRVPLIVFGPGVARGERVSALVSLLDVVPTVLELAGAPLPQGLEGSSLVPALRGDDLRRDDTLIALQTSSHDGYEALRGVRSPTRKLLHDGRSDRSELFDLARDPGERTNLWPATKDERLEAALAALQQPERGRPLPTPDADTVEALKALGYL
- a CDS encoding sulfatase-like hydrolase/transferase, with the protein product MRPSPGTARTARHRAPILILLAVAATLGCAAREQPLADDSPAEWRPSSETGEERRPDIVVVVADDLDLRSARSMPFYQRLAAQGLEFRQHVTRTPVCAPSRASLLTGLGWERHGVGVGEKGRSFQTMLEHEQRTLGPLLQAAGYRTMLAGKYINATPCNHRPDGWDRWLCVCRSLYDARRYKISNDGRVYWSRVYQTDFLRDATLEFLREADERPTFVYLAPPAPHGPMDPPSRHANVDVPPLELPPSFAANEAIARSRHRRLMRTSLALGEMVEAVRDQLESSDRPWRLIFTVDNGIQQGAHGLLHKDVVWEESIRVPLVVLGSDIEPGVRDVQTIHEDVAATVLALAGVAVGDIDGTDLLTAPGHDEVSIRASSSSAVRSTTRKRITWDDGTITTFDLRNDPYELSPLPTF